The following proteins come from a genomic window of Sesamum indicum cultivar Zhongzhi No. 13 linkage group LG10, S_indicum_v1.0, whole genome shotgun sequence:
- the LOC105171375 gene encoding glucose-1-phosphate adenylyltransferase large subunit 3, chloroplastic/amyloplastic — protein MAVTANSRITLAATAHLDCAARLYGRKGRLVKFCNGEIMGEKLKFAPLQHRNKNNFKSSVCMSLTADFAGETKLRDLEMEKRDPRTVVAIILGGGAGTRLFPLTKRRAKPAVPIGGAYRLIDVPMSNCINSGINKVYILTQFNSASLNRHLQRAYNFAGGVTFGDGYVEVLAATQTPGEAGKNWFQGTADAVRQFHWLFEDPRSKDIEDVLILSGDHLYRMDYMDFVQNHRQSGADITISCLPIDDSRASDFGLMKIDNKGRVIAFSEKPKGNDLKAMAVDTTVLGLSRDEAEKKPYIASMGVYVFKKEILLNLLRWRFPTANDFGSEIIPASAREFYTKAYLFNDYWEDIGTIRSFFEANLALTQHPPRFSFYDAAKPIYTSRRNLPPSKIDNSKIVDSIVSHGSFLTNCFVEHSVIGIRSRINSNVHLKDTVMLGADYYETDSEIAFALSKGNVPLGIGENTRIRECIIDKNARIGKNVVIENSEGVQEADRTSEGYYIRSGVTVILKNSIIKDGTVI, from the exons ATGGCAGTCACAGCCAACAGCCGCATCACCCTGGCAGCCACCGCACACTTAGACTGTGCCGCCCGATTGTATGGCAGAAAGGGGAGGCTGGTAAAGTTCTGCAATGGAGAGATAATGGGAGAGAAGCTGAAATTTGCACCACTTCAGCATAGGAACAAGAACAACTTTAAGAGTTCTGTCTGCATGTCACTTACAGCTGATTTTGCAGGTGAGACTAAG TTGAGGGACTTGGAGATGGAGAAGAGGGATCCAAGAACTGTTGTAGCAATCATACTCGGAGGAGGAGCAGGCACCCGTCTCTTCCCGCTCACTAAACGTCGTGCCAAGCCTGCC GTTCCCATAGGAGGAGCATATAGGCTAATTGATGTGCCGATGAGCAACTGCATCAACAGTGGGATCAACAAAGTTTACATCCTCACTCAGTTCAACTCGGCATCACTCAACAGGCATCTTCAACGTGCTTATAATTTCGCGGGTGGTGTCACATTTGGAGATGGCTATGTTGAG gTTTTGGCCGCCACTCAAACTCCAGGCGAGGCAGGGAAAAATTGGTTTCAAGGGACTGCAGATGCTGTTCGGCAATTCCACTGGCTTTTTGAG GATCCAAGAAGTAAAGATATTGAAGATGTTCTCATTCTATCTGGTGATCACTTGTACAGAATGGATTACATGGACTTTGTTCAG AATCATCGACAGAGTGGTGCAGATATTACTATATCATGTTTACCGATAGATGACAG TCGTGCCTCAGATTTTGGTTTGATGAAGATCGACAACAAGGGAAGGGTAATTGCATTCAGTGAAAAGCCCAAAGGAAATGATTTGAAGGCAATG GCAGTGGACACAACAGTTCTGGGACTCTCACGGGATGAGGCAGAGAAGAAGCCTTACATAGCTTCAATGGGAGTTTATGTCTTTAAGAAGGAAATACTTTTGAATCTTTTAAG ATGGCGGTTTCCAACTGCAAATGATTTTGGATCAGAAATAATCCCTGCCTCAGCTAGGGAATTCTATACTAAG GCTTATCTATTCAACGATTACTGGGAAGACATTGGTACAATTCGGTCATTTTTTGAAGCAAACCTTGCTCTTACTCAACAT CCACCAAGATTTAGTTTCTATGATGCAGCAAAGCCAATCTACACATCCAGAAGAAACTTGCCACCATCCAAGATAGATAATAGCAAG ATTGTTGATTCAATTGTATCACATGGAAGTTTCTTGACCAATTGCTTCGTCGAGCACAGTGTTATTGGCATCCGGTCGCGCATAAACTCCAACGTTCACCTAAAG GACACAGTGATGCTTGGTGCTGACTACTATGAAACTGATTCTGAAATTGCCTTTGCTTTATCTAAGGGGAATGTTCCTTTAGGAATTGGAGAAAATACAAGAATCAG AGAATGCATTATTGACAAGAATGCTAGAATTGGGAAAAACGTAGTCATTGAAAATTCAGAG GGAGTGCAAGAGGCCGACAGAACTTCAGAAGGATACTACATTCGATCCGGCGTGACagtcattttgaaaaattcaataatcaaAGATGGAACTGTAATATGA
- the LOC105171374 gene encoding DEAD-box ATP-dependent RNA helicase 58, chloroplastic isoform X3, whose product MQVTKVARMLAAKYPELDSEQRSCTVMALLDGGTLRRHKSWLKVEPPAIVIATLRSLCQMLDKQILKLDTMRVLVIDEVDFMFNSSREVSSLRKLLTTYSSINNRQTVFASASIPQHRRFLYDCIQQKWTKADVVHVHVNPVEPMPSCLYHRFVVCDKRERNSTLLHLLQSDAPKSAIIFVGEQSEKSKRAGNAPPTTALFEFLKTSYGECLELVLLEEDMNINQRATSLSDVKQSGGYLLVATDIAARGVDLPETTHIYNFDLPRDAINYLHRAGRTGRKPFSDSKCFVTSIITAEERFVLQRFENELLFHCEELFF is encoded by the exons ATGCAG GTTACGAAAGTTGCACGTATGCTGGCTGCAAAATATCCAGAACTTGACTCGGAGCAGAGGTCATGTACAGTGATGGCTCTTTTAGATGGTGGAACATTGAGAAGACATAAGAGTTGGTTAAag GTGGAACCCCCAGCTATAGTAATTGCTACTTTGAGGAGTCTCTGTCAAATGCTTGACAAGCAAATTCTTAAGTTGGACACCATGCGTGTGTTGGTCATTGATGAG GTTGATTTTATGTTCAATTCTTCCAGAGAAGTGAGTTCTTTAAGGAAGCTTTTGACTACCTACTCATCAATCAATAACCGTCAAACTGTATTTGCTAGTGCCTCAATTCCTCAGCATAGACGATTTTTATATGACTGTATTCAGCAGAAATGGACCAAG GCTGACGTTGTCCATGTCCATGTAAATCCAGTTGAGCCTATGCCCTCATGCTTATATCATAGATTTGTG GTATGTGATAAAAGAGAGAGGAATTCAACACTCCTACATTTGTTACAGTCAGATGCACCTAAGTCGgctataatttttgttggagaGCAA TCAGAGAAGTCAAAGAGAGCTGGAAATGCTCCACCAACAACTGCCTTATTTGAATTTCTGAAAACTTCATATGGAGAATGCTTGGAATTAGTTCTGCTAGAGGAAGACATGAATATCAACCAACGAGCGACATCATTATCC GATGTCAAGCAATCAGGAGGTTATCTTCTAGTTGCGACGGACATAGCTGCTAGAGGGGTTGACCTGCCTGAGacaactcatatatataattttgatcttccAAGAGATGCTATCAATTATCTTCATCGTGCTGGAAGAACAGGTAGGAAGCCGTTTTCAGACAGTAAATGTTTTGTTACCAGCATTATAACGGCAGAAGAACGCTTTGTATTGCAGAgatttgaaaatgaattacTGTTTCATTGTGAagaattattcttttaa
- the LOC105171380 gene encoding glucose and ribitol dehydrogenase produces the protein METEQQPGKEHLMDPIPQALNPDYRQANKLHGKVALVTGGDSGIGRSVCYLFALEGATVAFTYVPGQEEKDAHDTLKKIQELKSADAKDPIALPADLGFDENCKKVVDEVVNNFGRIDILVNNAAEQHMTSTIEEIDENRLERVFRTNIFSHFFMTRHALKHMKEGSSVINSTSVVAYCGSDILLDYCSTKGAIVSFTRGLALQLVEKGIRVNAVAAGPVWTPLQVSTKPEELIKKIGSETPMGRAAQPHEIAPSYVFLASDESSYFTGQALHPNGGMIVNA, from the exons ATGGAGACGGAGCAGCAGCCTGGGAAAGAGCATCTGATGGACCCTATTCCACAAGCACTTAATCCTGACTACAGACAAGCCAACAAGCTCCAT GGAAAGGTGGCTCTGGTGACTGGAGGCGATTCAGGAATCGGAAGGTCAGTTTGTTATCTCTTCGCCCTGGAAGGCGCAACAGTAGCGTTCACATATGTACCGGGCCAGGAAGAAAAAGATGCCCATGACACCTTGAAAAAGATCCAAGAATTGAAATCTGCAGATGCAAAGGACCCTATTGCCCTGCCTGCAGACTTAGGTTTTGATGAAAACTGCAAAAAGGTCGTCGATGAGGTTGTCAACAACTTTGGCCGCATCGATATCTTGGTGAACAACGCAGCAGAACAACACATGACCAGCACCATAGAGGAAATCGATGAAAACAGGCTTGAGAGAGTTTTCAGAACCAACATCTTTTCTCACTTCTTCATGACCAG GCACGCTCTTAAGCATATGAAAGAAGGTAGCAGCGTTATCAACTCTACATCTGTGGTAGCATACTGTGGCTCGGATATATTGCTCGACTATTGCTCAACCAAGGGAGCCATCGTGTCCTTTACTCGAGGTCTAGCCCTCCAGCTTGTCGAAAAAGGGATCCGTGTAAACGCCGTGGCAGCAGGGCCAGTATGGACTCCACTGCAAGTTTCCACCAAGCCGGAGGAGTTGATCAAGAAAATTGGATCGGAGACACCAATGGGCAGGGCCGCACAGCCTCATGAAATAGCACCATCTTATGTTTTCTTGGCTTCCGACGAGTCGTCTTACTTCACTGGACAAGCTCTCCATCCTAATG GTGGGATGATTGTGAATGCCTGA
- the LOC105171582 gene encoding glucose and ribitol dehydrogenase homolog 1-like: IPRSIDPDYHPSNKLLGKVALITGGDSGIGRAVCYLFAKEGAAVAFTYVKDQEEQDAQDTLRKIKELKATDAKXXXXXXXXXXXXXXXXXXXXXXXXXENCKMVVEEVAKNYGKIDILVNNAAESRVGTVDEITEDQLLRIFRINIFAYFFMARHSLKHMAEGASIINTTSVQAYLGSPSSLEYQSTKGAIVAFTRGLALQLVDRGIWVNGVAPGPVWTPVQVVIHDKDKVQSLGSETPMGRAGQPDEIAPCYVFLASRDSSYYTGQVLHPNGGMIVNG, translated from the exons ATCCCACGGTCCATAGACCCTGATTATCACCCCTCCAACAAGCTTCTT GGGAAGGTAGCTCTGATCACAGGAGGTGACTCCGGGATAGGAAGGGCTGTTTGCTATCTTTTTGCTAAAGAAGGTGCTGCTGTAGCTTTCACATATGTAAAGGATCAAGAAGAACAGGATGCACAGGATACCTTGCGgaaaattaaagaacttaAGGCAACAGATGCAAAAGANNNNNNNNNNNNNNNNNNNNNNNNNNNNNNNNNNNNNNNNNNNNNNNNNNNNNNNNNNNNNNNNNNNNNNNNNGAGAACTGCAAAATGGTAGTCGAGGAAGTTGCGAAAAACTATGGAAAGATCGATATTCTAGTGAACAATGCAGCAGAATCGCGTGTTGGCACAGTTGATGAGATCACAGAAGACCAGCTTCTGAGGATTTTCAGAATTAACATCTTTGCTTACTTCTTCATGGCCAG GCATTCTCTGAAGCACATGGCAGAAGGGGCTAGCATTATCAACACGACATCAGTTCAAGCCTATCTTGGTTCACCATCATCTCTCGAGTATCAGTCGACAAAGGGAGCCATAGTGGCTTTCACTAGGGGTCTGGCTCTTCAGCTCGTAGATAGAGGAATTTGGGTCAATGGTGTGGCCCCTGGACCAGTGTGGACTCCGGTACAAGTCGTGATTCACGACAAAGACAAGGTTCAGAGCCTAGGATCTGAGACACCAATGGGCAGGGCGGGGCAGCCTGATGAGATTGCACCATGTTATGTGTTCTTGGCATCCAGGGATTCTTCCTATTACACTGGGCAGGTTCTCCACCCTAATG GTGGAATGATAGTCAATGGTTGA
- the LOC105171374 gene encoding DEAD-box ATP-dependent RNA helicase 58, chloroplastic isoform X1, producing the protein MACSSAPHLRSLPWTSTARPLSPPFTRSNSKLSLFSDHINRTVGCLSISGSISPTCVEQSDAGTTKNTSSGLRELCQGRVPDHVLRRAEEVGYIVPTHVQREALPVLFSGRDCVIHAQTGSGKTLAYLLLIYSVVNAQRSSVQALIVVPTRELGMQVTKVARMLAAKYPELDSEQRSCTVMALLDGGTLRRHKSWLKVEPPAIVIATLRSLCQMLDKQILKLDTMRVLVIDEVDFMFNSSREVSSLRKLLTTYSSINNRQTVFASASIPQHRRFLYDCIQQKWTKADVVHVHVNPVEPMPSCLYHRFVVCDKRERNSTLLHLLQSDAPKSAIIFVGEQSEKSKRAGNAPPTTALFEFLKTSYGECLELVLLEEDMNINQRATSLSDVKQSGGYLLVATDIAARGVDLPETTHIYNFDLPRDAINYLHRAGRTGRKPFSDSKCFVTSIITAEERFVLQRFENELLFHCEELFF; encoded by the exons ATGGCGTGTTCCTCTGCGCCGCACCTGCGTTCTTTACCATGGACCTCCACGGCGAGACCACTCTCTCCTCCCTTCACTCGCTCTAACAGCAAGCTCTCGTTGTTTTCCGACCACATTAACCGTACGGTGGGCTGTCTCTCAATATCAGGTTCTATCAGTCCCACTTGTGTAGAACAAAGCGACGCGGGAACCACGAAGAACACTTCTTCCGGGCTGCGCGAGCTATGTCAGGGTCGCGTCCCCGATCACGTGCTCCGCAG gGCGGAGGAGGTTGGATATATTGTGCCAACGCACGTACAGCGTGAAGCGTTGCCGGTGTTGTTTTCTGGGCGGGACTGCGTGATTCATGCTCAG ACAGGTTCAGGAAAGACATTAGCATACCTACTTCTGATATACTCAGTTGTCAATGCACAAAGGTCATCTGTGCAGGCCCTAATTGTTGTTCCCACGAGAGAACTTGGCATGCAG GTTACGAAAGTTGCACGTATGCTGGCTGCAAAATATCCAGAACTTGACTCGGAGCAGAGGTCATGTACAGTGATGGCTCTTTTAGATGGTGGAACATTGAGAAGACATAAGAGTTGGTTAAag GTGGAACCCCCAGCTATAGTAATTGCTACTTTGAGGAGTCTCTGTCAAATGCTTGACAAGCAAATTCTTAAGTTGGACACCATGCGTGTGTTGGTCATTGATGAG GTTGATTTTATGTTCAATTCTTCCAGAGAAGTGAGTTCTTTAAGGAAGCTTTTGACTACCTACTCATCAATCAATAACCGTCAAACTGTATTTGCTAGTGCCTCAATTCCTCAGCATAGACGATTTTTATATGACTGTATTCAGCAGAAATGGACCAAG GCTGACGTTGTCCATGTCCATGTAAATCCAGTTGAGCCTATGCCCTCATGCTTATATCATAGATTTGTG GTATGTGATAAAAGAGAGAGGAATTCAACACTCCTACATTTGTTACAGTCAGATGCACCTAAGTCGgctataatttttgttggagaGCAA TCAGAGAAGTCAAAGAGAGCTGGAAATGCTCCACCAACAACTGCCTTATTTGAATTTCTGAAAACTTCATATGGAGAATGCTTGGAATTAGTTCTGCTAGAGGAAGACATGAATATCAACCAACGAGCGACATCATTATCC GATGTCAAGCAATCAGGAGGTTATCTTCTAGTTGCGACGGACATAGCTGCTAGAGGGGTTGACCTGCCTGAGacaactcatatatataattttgatcttccAAGAGATGCTATCAATTATCTTCATCGTGCTGGAAGAACAGGTAGGAAGCCGTTTTCAGACAGTAAATGTTTTGTTACCAGCATTATAACGGCAGAAGAACGCTTTGTATTGCAGAgatttgaaaatgaattacTGTTTCATTGTGAagaattattcttttaa
- the LOC105171374 gene encoding DEAD-box ATP-dependent RNA helicase 58, chloroplastic isoform X2 translates to MACSSAPHLRSLPWTSTARPLSPPFTRSNSKLSLFSDHINRTVGCLSISGSISPTCVEQSDAGTTKNTSSGLRELCQGRVPDHVLRRAEEVGYIVPTHVQREALPVLFSGRDCVIHAQTGSGKTLAYLLLIYSVVNAQRSSVQALIVVPTRELGMQVTKVARMLAAKYPELDSEQRSCTVMALLDGGTLRRHKSWLKVEPPAIVIATLRSLCQMLDKQILKLDTMRVLVIDEVDFMFNSSREVSSLRKLLTTYSSINNRQTVFASASIPQHRRFLYDCIQQKWTKADVVHVHVNPVEPMPSCLYHRFVVCDKRERNSTLLHLLQSDAPKSAIIFVGEQSEKSKRAGNAPPTTALFEFLKTSYGECLELVLLEEDMNINQRATSLSDVKQSGGYLLVATDIAARGVDLPETTHIYNFDLPRDAINYLHRAGRTVSLNIHPAEERQKWNVILQFHL, encoded by the exons ATGGCGTGTTCCTCTGCGCCGCACCTGCGTTCTTTACCATGGACCTCCACGGCGAGACCACTCTCTCCTCCCTTCACTCGCTCTAACAGCAAGCTCTCGTTGTTTTCCGACCACATTAACCGTACGGTGGGCTGTCTCTCAATATCAGGTTCTATCAGTCCCACTTGTGTAGAACAAAGCGACGCGGGAACCACGAAGAACACTTCTTCCGGGCTGCGCGAGCTATGTCAGGGTCGCGTCCCCGATCACGTGCTCCGCAG gGCGGAGGAGGTTGGATATATTGTGCCAACGCACGTACAGCGTGAAGCGTTGCCGGTGTTGTTTTCTGGGCGGGACTGCGTGATTCATGCTCAG ACAGGTTCAGGAAAGACATTAGCATACCTACTTCTGATATACTCAGTTGTCAATGCACAAAGGTCATCTGTGCAGGCCCTAATTGTTGTTCCCACGAGAGAACTTGGCATGCAG GTTACGAAAGTTGCACGTATGCTGGCTGCAAAATATCCAGAACTTGACTCGGAGCAGAGGTCATGTACAGTGATGGCTCTTTTAGATGGTGGAACATTGAGAAGACATAAGAGTTGGTTAAag GTGGAACCCCCAGCTATAGTAATTGCTACTTTGAGGAGTCTCTGTCAAATGCTTGACAAGCAAATTCTTAAGTTGGACACCATGCGTGTGTTGGTCATTGATGAG GTTGATTTTATGTTCAATTCTTCCAGAGAAGTGAGTTCTTTAAGGAAGCTTTTGACTACCTACTCATCAATCAATAACCGTCAAACTGTATTTGCTAGTGCCTCAATTCCTCAGCATAGACGATTTTTATATGACTGTATTCAGCAGAAATGGACCAAG GCTGACGTTGTCCATGTCCATGTAAATCCAGTTGAGCCTATGCCCTCATGCTTATATCATAGATTTGTG GTATGTGATAAAAGAGAGAGGAATTCAACACTCCTACATTTGTTACAGTCAGATGCACCTAAGTCGgctataatttttgttggagaGCAA TCAGAGAAGTCAAAGAGAGCTGGAAATGCTCCACCAACAACTGCCTTATTTGAATTTCTGAAAACTTCATATGGAGAATGCTTGGAATTAGTTCTGCTAGAGGAAGACATGAATATCAACCAACGAGCGACATCATTATCC GATGTCAAGCAATCAGGAGGTTATCTTCTAGTTGCGACGGACATAGCTGCTAGAGGGGTTGACCTGCCTGAGacaactcatatatataattttgatcttccAAGAGATGCTATCAATTATCTTCATCGTGCTGGAAGAACAG TCTCTTTGAATATTCACCCCGCAGAAGAGAGACAAAAATGGAATGTCATATTACAGTTCCATCTttga
- the LOC105171376 gene encoding E3 ubiquitin-protein ligase RHF1A isoform X2: MNMASSLLSLSLSAPSSSSGPVHDMVSDDSFEYSCSICLEPFTSLDPPSVTKCNHEYHLHCILEWSQRSIECPICLQHLVLKDPVSQELLAGVGSDKIFRPRQNLNPVNPDNNDVNNDAPAVEESDFEQRIMRHFATIASRARSISSRQRRQTTPPVGPSQIHPSVPIMNVTEVNSSSSEHQNFSESLKSKISTASIRYKESISKSTRGLKEKLIARNDSVKELSRGMQREMSAGIAGISRMIDRLDIITQKRAGVSIPVSSCTLETSNNEEKN, encoded by the exons ATGAATATGGCTAGTTCTTTGCTATCCCTATCCCTATCCGctccttcatcttcatctgggCCGGTTCATGATATGGTTTCTGATGACAGCTTTGAGTATTCATGTAGCATCTGTCTTGAGCCCTTCACCTCTCTTGATCCTCCCTCT GTCACGAAATGTAATCATGAGTATCATTTGCACTGTATTCTTGAATG GTCCCAGAGAAGCATTGAATGTCCAATATGTTTACAGCACCTTGTCCTCAAAGATCCTGTCAG CCAAGAGCTGTTAGCTGGAGTGGGGAGCGACAAGATTTTCAGGCCAAGGCAAAATCTTAACCCTGTAAACCCCGACAACAATGATGTCAATAAT GATGCACCTGCCGTGGAAGAGTCTGATTTCGAGCAACGAATTATGCGACATTTTGCTACTATAGCTAGCAGAGCTCGTAGCATCAGCAGTAGACAGAGAAGGCAGACGACTCCACCAGTTGGCCCTTCACAAATACACCCTTCTGTTCCCATAATGAACGTGACTGAAGTCAATAGTTCATCATCTGAGCATCAGAACTTTTCTGAGTCCCTGAAGTCCAAGATTTCCACTGCTTCAATCAG GTATAAAGAATCAATCTCAAAGAGTACCCGAGGTTTGAAGGAAAAACTGATTGCCCGCAACGACTCTGTCAAGGAACTGAGTAGAGGAATGCAGCGTGAAATGAGCGCAGGAATTGCTGGAATTTCCAGGATGATTGATCGCCTGGATATTATTACTCAAAAGCGAGCTGGAGTTTCTATTCCTGTATCCAGCTGCACACTGGAAACGTCAAACAATGAG GAGAAGAATTGA
- the LOC105171378 gene encoding 3-dehydrosphinganine reductase TSC10A, which yields MADVYFSFFSLSILVPLSLLILLYFIVRPRPVSVPIKNSHVFITGGSSGIGLALAHLCAREGANVSLLARNVTKLEEAKQSIKLATGRDVNVFSADVRDYDAVKRAIEEAGPIDVLVCNQGVFVPQELEHQELEEIKFMIDVNLTGSFHLIKAALPGMKKNRAERGPGSIAIMSSQAGQVGIYGYTAYSASKFGLKGLAEALQHEIIADNIHVSLIFPPDTETPGFVEENKRRPQLTSIIAASSGAMKADEVAKKSLDGIKSGTFIVPCNFEGFLLSVGTAGLSPQRSYLMAFVEVMTAGIVRLAALFFQWNWYGSIEKWHKKQ from the exons ATGGCGGACGTCTATTTCTCCTTCTTCAGTCTTTCCATCCTCGTCCCACTTTCCCTCCTTATACTCCTCTACTTCATTGTCCGCCCCAGGCCCGTCAGCGTACCAATCAAGAACAGTCACGTGTTCATCACCGGCGGCTCAAGCGGCATCGGTCTCGCCCTCGCTCATCTCTGCGCCCGTGAAGGCGCTAACGTCAGCCTCCTCGCCCGTAATGTCACCAAGCTTGAGGAAGCCAAGCAATCCATCAAGCTCGCTACGGGTCGTGATGTCAACGTCTTTAGCGCTGACGTCAGGGACTACGACGCCGTCAAACGCGCCATCGAGGAGGCAGGTCCGATCGATGTGCTTGTGTGCAATCAGGGTGTGTTCGTACCGCAGGAATTGGAGCATCAGGAACTGGAGGAGATTAAGTTTATGATTGATGTCAATTTGACGGGGAGTTTTCATTTGATTAAGGCCGCGTTACCCGGTATGAAGAAAAATCGGGCCGAGCGGGGGCCCGGCTCGATTGCTATTATGTCCTCTCAGGCGGGACAG GTTGGCATTTATGGCTATACAGCCTATTCAGCCAGTAAGTTTGGCCTCAAGGGTCTGGCAGAAGCACTTCAGCATGAGATTATAGCAGACAACATTCATGTCTCCCTCATCTTCCCTCCAGACACTGAAACTCCTGGTTTTGTGGAAG AGAACAAAAGAAGGCCACAACTTACCAGCATAATAGCAGCTTCCTCTGGTGCAATGAAAGCCGACGAAGTTGCCAAGAAATCTTTGGATGGAATTAAGTCGGGCACTTTTATTGTCCCTTGCAACTTTGAGGGGTTCTTACTTTCCGTAGGGACTGCTGGTCTATCCCCTCAGAGATCATATCTGATGGCATTTGTGGAGGTAATGACCGCTGGTATAGTTCGTCTAGCTGCCCTATTTTTCCAATGGAATTGGTACGGGAGCATAGAGAAGTGGCACAAGAAGCAGTAG
- the LOC105171381 gene encoding uncharacterized protein LOC105171381, translating into MEAALELEDDVFFKDLSRQISLLIMDDDDDDDSLAHCPSVNLQGFNPALIRPVAQASILNYEHQPSSKRESKGTGVFIPRSSNPRRKNAKQGRTFTGSGTYKSQRPSDHNSRGVITHYSNNIIPSHDHYSFNLRRF; encoded by the exons atggAAGCTGCTTTGGAGTTAGAGGATGATGTTTTCTTTAAAGACTTGAGCAGACAAATCTCTCTTCTCATcatggatgatgatgatgatgacgacTCACTTGCTCATTGTCCATCTGTCAATCTACAG GGTTTCAACCCAGCGTTAATTCGTCCGGTAGCACAAGCGTCAATCCTGAACTACGAGCATCAACCGAGCAGCAAAAGAGAAAGCAAAGGCACGGGAGTTTTCATTCCTCGTTCTTCCAACCCTAGAAGGAAAAATGCCAAACAAGGAAGAACATTCACAGGATCAGGAACTTATAAGTCTCAAAGGCCTTCCGACCATAACTCAAGAGGGGTTATTACCCATTATAGTAACAACATCATTCCCTCGCATGATCACTACTCATTCAACCTTAGAAGATTTTGA
- the LOC105171376 gene encoding E3 ubiquitin-protein ligase RHF1A isoform X1, with translation MNMASSLLSLSLSAPSSSSGPVHDMVSDDSFEYSCSICLEPFTSLDPPSVTKCNHEYHLHCILEWSQRSIECPICLQHLVLKDPVSQELLAGVGSDKIFRPRQNLNPVNPDNNDVNNDAPAVEESDFEQRIMRHFATIASRARSISSRQRRQTTPPVGPSQIHPSVPIMNVTEVNSSSSEHQNFSESLKSKISTASIRYKESISKSTRGLKEKLIARNDSVKELSRGMQREMSAGIAGISRMIDRLDIITQKRAGVSIPVSSCTLETSNNEVKGTEDEIIVHLTKQNTGETSKVLCSDSTQLITDSNSGGEELMMVK, from the exons ATGAATATGGCTAGTTCTTTGCTATCCCTATCCCTATCCGctccttcatcttcatctgggCCGGTTCATGATATGGTTTCTGATGACAGCTTTGAGTATTCATGTAGCATCTGTCTTGAGCCCTTCACCTCTCTTGATCCTCCCTCT GTCACGAAATGTAATCATGAGTATCATTTGCACTGTATTCTTGAATG GTCCCAGAGAAGCATTGAATGTCCAATATGTTTACAGCACCTTGTCCTCAAAGATCCTGTCAG CCAAGAGCTGTTAGCTGGAGTGGGGAGCGACAAGATTTTCAGGCCAAGGCAAAATCTTAACCCTGTAAACCCCGACAACAATGATGTCAATAAT GATGCACCTGCCGTGGAAGAGTCTGATTTCGAGCAACGAATTATGCGACATTTTGCTACTATAGCTAGCAGAGCTCGTAGCATCAGCAGTAGACAGAGAAGGCAGACGACTCCACCAGTTGGCCCTTCACAAATACACCCTTCTGTTCCCATAATGAACGTGACTGAAGTCAATAGTTCATCATCTGAGCATCAGAACTTTTCTGAGTCCCTGAAGTCCAAGATTTCCACTGCTTCAATCAG GTATAAAGAATCAATCTCAAAGAGTACCCGAGGTTTGAAGGAAAAACTGATTGCCCGCAACGACTCTGTCAAGGAACTGAGTAGAGGAATGCAGCGTGAAATGAGCGCAGGAATTGCTGGAATTTCCAGGATGATTGATCGCCTGGATATTATTACTCAAAAGCGAGCTGGAGTTTCTATTCCTGTATCCAGCTGCACACTGGAAACGTCAAACAATGAGGTAAAGGGAACTGAAGATGAGATTATAGTTCATTTGACTAAACAAAATACAGGAGAAACTTCAAAAGTTCTTTGTTCAGATTCCACCCAACTAATCACAGACAGCAACTCAGGAG GAGAAGAATTGATGATGGTGAAATGA